In uncultured Ilyobacter sp., a genomic segment contains:
- the pepF gene encoding oligoendopeptidase F: MRKRLLILALIAVFGMAGHAYISGRNMGKAPKEKKNEVLSKEDKKDKEGVVDLATEDKTLKREEIDQKYKWNLKDIYESWEEWEADLIRAKELMEEIPKYRGRIKNDPKAFSELVTMENELSKITDEIYLYPYLMRDLDSTDEVASKKLQEIIAIYTQYSATVAWINPEILEVPKETMIKWIDQNKELEEHRFHIMELYRLQGHVLDAEKEKLLSYYGQFMGAPGDIYKELTTSDIKWNEVELSTGEKTKVTNSVYSKILSTNKNQEDRKKAFEALYTAYGDNENTYAAIYRSILQKSYATVQARGYDSTLAKALEGNKIPVEVYENLIKVTRKNTQPLQRYVNLRKKLLGLDEYHYYDNQVTLVDYNREFEYDEAKELVLKSVAPLGDEYVKGMEKAVSQGWLDVYETPNKRSGAYSLGIYGVHPYMLLNYNGTLDSVFTLGHELGHTMHTMLSSENQPYSTHGYTIFVAEVASTFNERLLLDNMLKNTEDPIERIALIEQSLGNVVGTYFIQTLFADYEYQVHKIVENGGAITPDILSGIMDQLFKDYFGDTVAIDELQKIIWARIPHFYNSPYYVYQYATCFASSAVLHDRITNEKYTKDERAKALNRYLDLLKSGGSDHPMNQLKKAGVDLTETETIEAVSKDMNALLDILEKEMENLGKK; the protein is encoded by the coding sequence ATGAGAAAAAGACTCCTTATACTTGCACTTATAGCAGTCTTTGGAATGGCGGGACACGCTTATATAAGTGGTAGAAATATGGGAAAAGCACCAAAAGAAAAAAAGAATGAAGTACTATCTAAAGAAGATAAAAAAGATAAAGAAGGAGTGGTAGACTTGGCAACGGAAGATAAAACCCTTAAAAGAGAAGAGATAGATCAGAAATATAAATGGAATCTCAAGGACATATATGAAAGCTGGGAAGAGTGGGAAGCTGATTTGATAAGGGCGAAAGAGCTTATGGAAGAGATTCCAAAGTATAGAGGTAGAATAAAAAATGATCCCAAAGCTTTTTCAGAGCTTGTGACAATGGAAAATGAGCTGTCTAAAATAACAGATGAAATATATCTATACCCTTATCTCATGAGGGATCTTGATTCTACAGATGAAGTAGCCTCAAAAAAATTGCAAGAGATAATCGCTATTTATACACAGTACAGCGCCACTGTGGCATGGATAAATCCAGAAATTCTAGAGGTTCCAAAGGAAACCATGATAAAATGGATAGACCAAAACAAGGAACTAGAAGAACACAGATTTCATATTATGGAACTCTATAGACTTCAAGGGCATGTTTTAGACGCAGAAAAGGAAAAACTTCTCTCCTATTATGGCCAGTTTATGGGAGCACCAGGAGATATATACAAGGAACTGACAACCTCTGACATAAAGTGGAATGAGGTAGAACTTTCCACTGGTGAAAAAACAAAGGTTACTAATTCTGTTTATTCAAAAATATTGTCTACAAATAAAAATCAGGAAGATAGAAAGAAAGCTTTTGAGGCCCTCTATACAGCCTACGGAGACAACGAAAATACCTATGCGGCAATATACCGTTCTATCCTTCAGAAAAGCTATGCCACAGTTCAGGCAAGGGGATATGACTCTACTTTGGCTAAGGCCTTAGAGGGCAATAAAATTCCTGTAGAAGTATATGAAAATCTCATAAAAGTTACCAGAAAAAATACACAGCCTCTTCAGAGATATGTGAACCTAAGAAAAAAACTCTTGGGACTAGATGAATATCACTATTATGACAATCAGGTTACCTTGGTAGATTATAACAGAGAGTTCGAATACGATGAGGCAAAGGAACTTGTTTTAAAATCTGTAGCTCCTTTAGGAGATGAGTATGTGAAGGGAATGGAAAAGGCCGTCAGCCAGGGTTGGTTAGATGTCTATGAGACTCCAAATAAAAGAAGCGGAGCCTATTCTCTAGGAATCTACGGAGTACATCCTTATATGCTTTTAAATTACAATGGCACTTTAGATTCTGTATTTACCTTAGGCCATGAGCTAGGGCATACTATGCATACAATGCTTTCAAGTGAAAATCAGCCTTATTCTACCCACGGGTACACTATTTTCGTGGCAGAGGTTGCATCTACATTTAATGAAAGACTACTTTTAGACAACATGTTAAAAAACACCGAGGATCCAATAGAGAGGATAGCTCTCATAGAGCAGTCGCTGGGAAATGTCGTTGGAACTTACTTTATACAGACGCTTTTCGCAGACTATGAGTATCAGGTGCACAAAATAGTAGAAAATGGCGGTGCCATAACACCGGATATTTTAAGTGGAATAATGGATCAGTTATTTAAAGATTATTTTGGTGACACAGTTGCCATAGATGAACTTCAGAAAATCATATGGGCGAGAATACCTCACTTCTATAACTCCCCTTATTATGTATACCAATATGCAACTTGTTTTGCATCCTCTGCAGTTCTTCATGACAGGATAACCAATGAAAAATACACCAAGGACGAAAGAGCAAAGGCCCTAAACAGATATCTAGACCTTTTGAAATCAGGAGGAAGTGACCATCCTATGAATCAGCTTAAAAAGGCCGGGGTTGATCTCACTGAAACTGAAACTATAGAGGCTGTGTCTAAAGACATGAATGCACTTCTAGATATTCTAGAAAAAGAGATGGAAAATCTAGGGAAGAAATAA
- a CDS encoding ATP-binding protein, translated as MSRVSTLYEEVAKKTLREDAILIKNIARNNSREDFQEIFGSVEKRFTLIDAKGIVVYDSEKYDEESTMENHGTRPEVIEALEEGEGFNVRQSETLGELLAYYAIPYTDEYEEDYIIRVARGYDSDYNNIRNILTGQIIFFIILNIFIHFSYKNYLKRHLFNKVDEIREALETGIEVTEIYSKGDMWLVEFWKVVQSWQSENIKNLEKVNLEKQILRRVISSVDMSIVLINANMEVILKNESLNYLYNFSQGGHYYQGMKYIEIINVVRKAIDEKKDIKEDVYISKLKKYLVIGVKYLEFRNQFIITIKDVTRNREMMVVQRNFISNISHELKTPLTNIKGYLIALEDAPEVMRGNFLKIVKNNVDKLENITMDFLNISKIENSKVLNLAPVSFGKVQEEIEKVLSQHIKSKEAEIIYSVNLLGADDYMRVDFDKLSTILKNLIENAIIYNDKKPVIRVEIKEIYDRYKIMIEDNGLGIPEKDIENIFERFYRVDKARTSNVAGTGLGLPIVSELVEICGGKIEVESKEGKGSIFRFSMLK; from the coding sequence ATGAGCAGGGTGTCAACTCTCTATGAAGAAGTCGCAAAGAAAACCTTGAGGGAAGACGCCATTCTTATAAAAAATATTGCTAGGAATAATTCACGGGAGGATTTTCAAGAGATATTTGGGAGTGTGGAGAAGAGATTTACCTTGATAGATGCAAAGGGAATAGTAGTATATGATTCAGAGAAATACGATGAGGAGTCAACCATGGAAAATCATGGGACAAGACCTGAAGTTATAGAGGCCCTTGAAGAGGGAGAGGGTTTCAATGTGAGACAGAGTGAAACTCTAGGAGAACTCCTTGCATATTATGCCATTCCATACACAGACGAATACGAAGAAGACTATATAATAAGAGTTGCTAGGGGATATGATTCAGATTATAATAATATCAGAAATATTCTAACAGGGCAGATAATATTTTTCATTATCTTGAATATATTTATTCACTTTAGTTATAAAAATTACCTGAAAAGACATCTGTTCAACAAGGTGGATGAGATAAGAGAGGCCTTAGAAACAGGTATAGAAGTAACCGAAATATATTCTAAGGGTGATATGTGGCTTGTAGAATTTTGGAAAGTTGTCCAGTCTTGGCAGAGTGAGAATATAAAAAACTTGGAAAAAGTTAATTTGGAAAAACAGATACTGAGGCGGGTAATATCCTCGGTGGATATGTCAATTGTTCTCATAAATGCCAATATGGAAGTAATCCTAAAAAATGAATCACTAAATTATCTTTATAATTTTTCTCAGGGTGGGCACTATTACCAGGGAATGAAATATATAGAGATCATAAATGTGGTAAGAAAAGCCATAGACGAAAAAAAAGATATTAAAGAAGATGTGTATATTTCTAAATTGAAAAAATATCTGGTAATAGGAGTGAAATATCTAGAATTTAGAAATCAGTTTATTATAACTATAAAAGATGTAACTAGAAATCGTGAAATGATGGTGGTTCAGAGAAACTTTATAAGCAATATAAGCCATGAACTCAAAACCCCATTGACTAACATCAAAGGCTATCTTATAGCATTAGAAGACGCTCCTGAAGTAATGAGGGGGAATTTTCTGAAAATTGTAAAAAATAATGTGGATAAATTGGAAAATATAACCATGGATTTTTTGAATATATCCAAAATAGAAAATTCTAAGGTTCTTAACCTTGCACCGGTTTCCTTTGGAAAAGTACAAGAAGAGATAGAAAAAGTGCTTTCTCAGCATATAAAATCAAAAGAAGCTGAAATAATATACTCAGTAAATTTACTAGGTGCAGATGATTATATGAGGGTTGATTTTGATAAGCTAAGCACCATATTGAAAAACCTCATAGAAAATGCGATAATTTATAATGATAAAAAGCCTGTAATTAGAGTCGAGATAAAAGAGATCTATGACAGGTATAAGATAATGATAGAAGACAATGGACTAGGCATACCTGAAAAAGATATAGAAAATATTTTTGAAAGGTTTTACCGTGTAGATAAAGCAAGAACCAGCAATGTGGCCGGGACAGGTCTAGGGCTTCCCATAGTTTCAGAACTTGTGGAGATTTGCGGTGGAAAGATAGAAGTGGAATCTAAAGAGGGAAAAGGAAGTATTTTTAGGTTTTCAATGTTGAAATAA
- a CDS encoding response regulator transcription factor: protein MKVLIVEDDLEIQQLVSYFFSKEGYEVETASDGLEGLRFLKKFKPDLVILDIMLPSLDGKNFTKIVRELPEEYGNPVIIMLTAKTEIEDVLEGLEIGANDYMKKPFDPRELILRSKKFLNNGAKISKKYIFRDVVVDDDRHLVTEDGREVELSKKEYDLLHLLIRNKGLVLSREKILDKVWNTSYYAGDRSVDIYISKLREKIVSISKNIKTVKGVGYKLEEKR, encoded by the coding sequence GTGAAAGTTTTAATAGTTGAAGATGATCTTGAAATACAACAGCTGGTAAGTTATTTTTTCAGCAAGGAAGGATATGAAGTAGAAACTGCGTCAGATGGTTTAGAGGGACTCAGATTTTTAAAAAAATTCAAGCCCGACTTAGTGATACTAGATATTATGCTGCCTAGTTTAGATGGGAAAAATTTTACTAAAATAGTGAGGGAACTTCCAGAAGAGTATGGAAATCCAGTTATCATAATGTTGACTGCCAAAACAGAGATAGAAGATGTTCTAGAAGGTCTCGAGATAGGTGCCAATGATTATATGAAAAAACCTTTTGATCCTAGAGAACTAATACTCAGATCTAAAAAATTCCTTAATAACGGGGCGAAGATATCGAAAAAATATATTTTTAGAGATGTAGTGGTAGATGACGACAGACACCTTGTGACCGAAGATGGAAGAGAGGTAGAACTTTCTAAAAAAGAATACGATCTATTGCACCTTCTCATAAGAAATAAAGGTCTGGTTCTTTCTAGGGAGAAGATTTTGGATAAGGTGTGGAATACCAGCTATTATGCTGGGGATAGATCTGTAGATATATACATATCCAAACTGAGGGAGAAGATAGTAAGTATTTCTAAAAATATAAAAACAGTGAAAGGAGTTGGCTATAAATTAGAAGAAAAGAGATAA
- a CDS encoding AraC family transcriptional regulator — translation MNRNIISKLENLIKDHTKDTYYEYLRILHLYKYFIGNIQEFTPNDRLEILSFFYESVLGDVENIYSKLETTDSFIFKGDKFREKNFRMALEYFRNRYLFSLSNEESIDLIEKNNTFYSPSLIEFLRRNARTLDEVFNFNEHRFRDKLESLPTEKDFYRIYSDDYSDIIIIRKNFFSDLNPSFFSRDGLIIRFCETGQIGFEKDAMFLNEREALLSKGISLGDYKVLTQNISYVTLHIKDKFFKDFQIDFPEYVLKKLPWKLDSPTLYKLDNLISFKNSKIIMLNFITDIVLSFLGEEHRLDFNRVTNKELKKIVAFIDYNIDNDLSVAQIKREFGLNKNNLASLFNNNLEMSPTKYIINKKLEKASKLLLESDLSVTDIAFKLNFSSGSKFSSHFKKKYSLTPLQFKKKFEKLIRR, via the coding sequence ATGAACAGAAATATTATATCCAAACTAGAAAATTTAATAAAAGATCACACCAAGGATACATACTATGAATATCTGAGGATCTTGCACCTCTATAAGTACTTTATCGGAAATATACAAGAATTTACTCCCAATGACAGACTAGAAATCCTTTCATTTTTTTATGAATCCGTTTTAGGAGATGTAGAAAATATTTACTCAAAGTTAGAAACTACAGATAGTTTTATATTTAAAGGAGATAAGTTCAGAGAAAAAAACTTTAGGATGGCTTTAGAATACTTTAGAAACAGATATCTGTTTTCTCTTTCCAATGAAGAAAGTATTGATCTCATTGAAAAAAATAATACCTTCTACTCTCCGTCACTCATAGAGTTTTTGAGGCGAAATGCCAGAACTTTAGACGAGGTTTTCAACTTCAACGAACATCGCTTCAGAGACAAACTAGAGAGCCTCCCTACTGAAAAAGATTTTTACAGAATATATTCAGATGATTATTCAGATATAATTATCATCAGAAAAAATTTTTTTTCTGATCTGAACCCTTCATTTTTTTCAAGAGACGGACTTATAATAAGGTTTTGTGAAACAGGCCAGATCGGTTTTGAAAAGGATGCCATGTTTTTAAATGAAAGAGAAGCCCTGTTGTCTAAGGGAATCTCCCTTGGAGACTACAAGGTTTTGACCCAAAATATTAGTTATGTGACCCTTCATATAAAAGATAAGTTTTTCAAGGACTTTCAGATTGATTTCCCTGAGTATGTCCTAAAAAAACTCCCATGGAAACTTGATTCTCCCACTCTTTATAAGTTAGATAACCTTATTTCATTCAAAAATTCAAAAATAATAATGTTAAATTTTATAACAGACATTGTTCTTAGTTTTTTAGGAGAGGAGCACAGGCTAGACTTCAACAGAGTTACAAATAAAGAATTGAAAAAAATTGTGGCATTTATCGATTACAACATAGACAATGATCTCAGCGTAGCTCAGATAAAACGTGAGTTTGGTCTCAATAAAAATAATCTGGCATCTCTTTTCAACAATAATTTAGAGATGTCTCCCACAAAATATATCATAAATAAAAAACTAGAAAAGGCTTCCAAGCTTCTTTTAGAATCAGATCTTTCAGTTACAGATATTGCATTTAAACTCAATTTTTCCAGCGGAAGTAAATTCTCCTCCCACTTTAAGAAAAAATACTCTCTTACTCCCCTGCAGTTCAAAAAGAAATTTGAAAAACTTATCAGAAGATAA